In Aspergillus luchuensis IFO 4308 DNA, chromosome 1, nearly complete sequence, the following are encoded in one genomic region:
- a CDS encoding SDR family NAD(P)-dependent oxidoreductase (COG:Q;~EggNog:ENOG410PNXK;~InterPro:IPR036291,IPR002347;~PFAM:PF00106,PF13561;~go_process: GO:0055114 - oxidation-reduction process [Evidence IEA]), with protein sequence MAYSGDHDIKDWEKTLGVNLHGVWMSSREEIKVMMGQEKRDDSPRSSRGVIVNVASAYGLVATPVNIPLVSYTAAKHGVVGMTKADAIVYAPLGVRINAICPGYVQTPMIDQMPDEVMQKEVARVPVGRLADAEEIADTITFMLSPMSSYMYGSALVVDG encoded by the exons ATGGCGTATTCGGGGGACCATGATATTAAGGATTGGGAGAAGACGTTGGGGGTGAATCTGCATGGGGTGTGGATGTCAAGTCGGGAGGAGATTAAGGTTATGATGGggcaggagaagagggatgaTAG TCCCCGTTCATCACGAGGTGTCATTGTCAATGTGGCATCTGCATATGGTCTTGTTGCGACGCCCGTCAATATACCCCTTGTTTCTTATACCGCTGCGAAACATGGTGTGGTTGGGATGACCAAGGCTGATGCTATTGTCTACGCGCCTCTGGGGGTCAGGATCAATGCTATCTGTCCTGGTTATGTTCAGACACCGATGATCGATCAGATGCCTGATGAAGTGATGCAGAAGGAAGTGGCCAGAGTCCCTGTGGGGAGATTGGCGGATGCAGAGGAAATTGCGGACACTATTACGTTCATGTTGTCGCCGATGAGTAGCTATATGTATGGGTCtgcgttggtggtggatgggtaG